The stretch of DNA TGACGAGGAAGAGTTTCCGAACAAGAACCCCTTCCCTGCCAAATTTCTGGACTTGTCTTTGATCTGTGCCATTTGAGTTACCTCTAAAGGAACGAAAGGACTGCCTGTACTTAGAAGAAAAAATTCCAAAAGGGTTAGGAGTAGGAAACCATTTCTTTCTATCAGCTGCCTTCTCCAACAAATCATCTATATCAGGACCAAATAAACACTCTCCCTGGCAGGGAATACCACAATTTTTGCTTTGAGGCTACATCCCCTCCACTCCAATACGAGCGGCGTTAGTAAGCGATGCGGACTGAGCGCTAAGTTTTACTGCAACAGAAGCGTCTGTCAAAAAAATCAGCCGCTTTCTGTAAGGTGGGCAGAGAAGATAAAATTTGCTCTCTAGGGCACCTATCCTTTAACTGGACTTCTAGCTGTTGTAACCAAAGAGCTAAGGTTCTGGCAGTCACTGTAGCAGCTATGCTAGGACGGAATGAGGAAGTGGATGCTTCCCATGCCCTGCACAGCATTTTTTATCCAGGTTGTCCCTAAGAACACCAGTATCCTCAGAAGGGAGAGGATTTTTTTGGAAACCTTTGAAATGGCAACATCTTGGGTGCTTTTCCCCACACAGATGTCTCCTCTCCAAAGGGGTTGCACTTAAAGGATCTAGTGATAACCTTTTTACATAGCTTTTTCCATTCCCTCTGAATTAGATAGGGATAGGCTAATCAaagtatttaaccctttcagaacCCTTACATTTTGCTTGGTTTCAAGGAACTCAACTTTTTTTAATCAGCAATTAAATATTTTCTAAAAGTGACAGTGATTCGTCCAAGACAGTCTTGTCAATACAACTTTTGGCATAACCTCTTTTCGTACGCAGATGACAAAGATGTTTTGCATATAGCacatttgttttttctttttccccagcaTCTTCTTGGGATTTGACTGGAAAAAGACAATACAAAGAACTAAGGTAAGAAAAAAGGCAGACGAATCACTTACCCAGAAGTAACAAATATTCCTAGTACAGGAGCCACCATCTCTGTAGATTCCTGTGTCTTTTCTTTCTCCATTATAGCTGGACCGCAAGGCAgcctaaaaaaataatttggaaaTAGACATTTccattaacccctttaaagggacactgacaggccaaaacagcatatatagttagatatatcacattacaggtcttatacagtcttttaaaagcatataagtatcccctgtccaccttataaagagcgaaatataaagttttataacctgcttctctggtcagcaatctgcccaaggggcggcgtttcatgtgaaaatgcgcccagccagccttcccaactgccgttcttaagccccgcccagctcatcattattcacttcgctgggcggcggctagaactctccccagtcccgatcctgcgcaattcaatcctccgggcatcgttcatgcccaatcttctgcgccccgccgttagatcgcgcctgcgtacacacaccagcctgcgtcttcgaggcagctgcagctgtctcgaagacgcaggctggtgtgtgtacgcaggcgcgatctaacggcacggcgcagaagattgggcatgaacgatgcccggaggattgaattgtgcaggatcgggactggggagagttctagccgccgcccagcgaagtgaataatgatgagctgggcggggcttaagaacggcagttgggaaggctggctgggcgcattttcacatgaaacaccgccccttgggcagattgctgaccagagaagcaggttataaaactttaaatttcgctctttataaggtggacaggggatagttatatgcttttaaaagactgtataagacctgtaatgtgatatatctaactatatatgctgttttggcctgtcagtgtccctttaaaggggtttctgggttcagagttgaacccggacataccttcaTTTTCACCTCGGCAGCCCCCGACttcagcatcggagcagttcatgcggcgatgctctcctttgccctgtgccaaatcgcgcagggaaaaggcatttttttggagattcggtgacgtaccagggctctccatggggctgtcaGGAAGCCGGGTGATGTcattggcactgatgggcgggatttagcactgccctagccagtaaaacagctagagcagcgctaaagcccacccatcagagccggtgaagtCACCaaacactgccgggtggaagtttCTCAGCAGAGTTATGATAGAGACCTTGCCTTGCATGAtcaagcgcagggcaagggagcgcatcagagcacGAGATGcttcgatgctagcctcaggggggctgcctgggtgaaaataagggtatgtctgggttcagatctgaactctgacaacccctttaaccaaacagggggggggggggagaaagggaGAGGAAGAGGTGCAGAGCTTTCTTTAAACCTATCTGCACGAAGCACTTTCTTTGTCAGACAATCATCCGCTCTACACCGCAGGGGGTCTATGCTTCACCGTCCCTGCCGCTCCAGTCTTTTTAAATTCCGCGGGACCGGAAGCACAATTCCCATGTGCTTCCGGAAGTACGTCACACTACACACTGACCCAGAAGTAGCTGAGCTCCGGTCCCATAGAAAAGGCTGCGTGTCAGAGCCTTCATTCAAGGATGACCACGTGCCATTTGCTCCACCAGGTTCCGTCCAGAGTGCCGAGATGGAGCTTCGCGCAGGGCAGAGCTTTCCCCGAAAGTTACCCTGCAAAGAACTGCTGCAAGATACAGAGGGCCCCTGGAGCACCTCCACATCCTAGGGTCCTGCCAGCACACCATTGCAGTGTGATGGACCCCGGCCCGGCAGTGCACCGCCAGCCCTCAAGGGCCTCCCTAGGAATACCAGATCGACGGTAAGGTAGAGAGAATCCACCTTTTTATTCTGTAGGTTTTCTTTCCCTGGGGGTGGATCCCTCTGTGGTGCtgttgtgggggaggggggaaatatTCAGTGTATGATGTAAGAGTATGGCAAACACATGGACCCAGGGTATACCAAAGGGACACTTTCCATATATTAGGTGCATATAATCACTAGGTCCCAATTCACCCTAGAAAGCTTCCCTAGAGCTCAAGCCAAAAGATAAAGTCTGAACAGAGCATCTAAACAAAAATGAGCAACATGTCTAAAGTTGAaagctacagaggacagtacacttgaAGTTACAAGCAAGGAATTTATTAAGTGCCTAATGTAGTAAAGAGCTGTGGTATTAGATCTTGTTGAAAGCTGCAACATCCATGGACTGTACAAAGTCCTCAAATGCTGTGATCTTCTCCTCTAGGACATCTGTTCCAACCTTGTCGTCTTCGACAACACACTGTATTTGCAACTTCTTGATGCCGTACCCAACTGGAACAAGCTTGGCTGAGGgggatggaaaaaaattaagtaATTAACTATGGGACACCATTCCCATAACTACCCTGTAAAATCACTAACATTGCCCAGCTATCGGCAAATACTCTTCTTGTTAGAAACAGTGCACAGTGTACTTGAATGTTCTGCAACACTGCCACTAAACCCCATGTCATGAACTCAAAACTCAGTGAAATGTTCTGCAGACATCCCAAGAGTATTGATTTTACAGTCAGTTTCTCCActtgaccttaaaggggtattctggctaTGTAGTCATcctttatccacaggatagaggataacttggaTTAGTGGGAATCCTACACAACTTGGACCCCCCACTGATCCAAAAACAGGACCTCTGAATCCTCAGAAATGAATGAAGTGGCTGGGCTCACAAGATATGGGGCACATGTTCAGATGAATAGTGGGGCTCCTTATGGTTATCCTGTGGATAATTAACTGGAATACTGCGTTTAAAGAGGCTGACCATTCTGTAGAGCTTTGTTATATACTGTAGTTAAgcaactttaaagggaatctgtcacctattttgaccatataaaaccgttaacatagcaatgtgcaataaagtaccttcattccagcatgtgtctttttattcaacttttcatttcatgcgccgagcccagtgacactattgaggctgttgcccgcaggagtatcgtacaggcgcaggcactcagcgatactgcgcgggatttcggaggccaagagggGTGGAAGCAAGgatggtgcagtgaataaattaaatgtagtggagggggcgccgccgttcggcaagtatgtgggagtacatttatttcttaggaggcatgctgggcttggaagaaaggagggctgggcactgcaggggggcgttactgggcactagagcagagtaataacgcccctctgggcaccttgagacttcatttgcatatcagaaaaatcgctttttcatctaaatgaaaagttgaataaaagaaagacctgctggaatgaaggtactttattgcaccttgctatgttaacagttttatatggtcaaaataggtgacagattccctttaatgtacATGTAATTCAGTAGTAAAGAACTGAAACAAACTAGCCCAATGGATAGGAGGAAAAGCCCTGAACTAGCACGTGAGCAGCTAAATAGTCAAGTCATTAGCAAGTCCAACATTTTAAAgattaaagcggttgtctcacttcagtaattgACATCATGTAGATGAAgttcatacaaggcacttactgatttactgtgattgtccatattgattcctttgctggctgggttcattttttattacattatacattgcttgtttccatggctatagaccatcctgcaatccatcagtggtggccgtgctggcacaattataggaaaaaacactagcctatgtgtgctcccacggtcccggccaccagagaggctgatgctttttcctatagtgtgcaagcacgaccacccaggaaagtgactccagccaggaaaggaatccatatggacagtcacaatacattaactttctctacatgataaatgtaaccTACCGAAGTGAGACATTAACAGGTCTACAATACCCATAGAGTATTGTTAGAGAGACTCTACTCTGCTCCTACatcaaaggggttgtgcagtggtttttttaaatattgatttATCCTCACAATAGGTCctgaatatcagatcagcaggggtctgactcccagcatacCTGCTGATCAGCCATTTGAAGAGGTAGCAGTGCCTGTGTGAAGGCTCCGTTGCAGCAGCGGTGCAGTGTAATTTTACACCGTCACCTCTATGGAGACCGCACACAGGTATTCTTAAAGCGGAAGCAGCACTCATGAGCACaactaaacagctgatcagttgggGGGCAGAagttggaccctcaccaataTGATATGGATGATCTATTGAGGATAGAGCATTGATATTAAACCATGACATAAGGCAATATGTGGCATGTCAGAAAATAAAGGCTTCATCATTACTGTCAGCCGAAAGATGGTGATTTCTTTCATCATGTATGCCACAAAGTCTGCCCAGAACTTCAGATGTACATGATGGTACTTACATGCTCCCCAGAGCAAGCCATCCATCTGGATGCTTCGGACACATTCTTCTAGCTTTGCCATATCCGTTTCATCATCCCAGGGCTTCACATCAAGCAGGATAGAAGACTTAGCAATGAGTGCTGGTTCTGTAGGGAGAAGAAATGGCTATATCTGAACATCTTCCCAACTGACAGACATGTTAATGAGCAGAGGCTTGAACGCCAACTGGCCCCAAACTAAAGCCCTCAATCTACATAGTAATTGTTGGTTCCATAGATTGCTCCCTTCAGAGAGGCTGAAAGGaaaagtccataaaacacatTTCTGTGCCACAGGAGGAATGCTGGAACTGCCACATTGCCACACAATTCCAGACCAGTATCTGTGGACAAAGCATTCATCATCTAGCATTCACAACATAAAGACCAGTCAGGCTTGGACACAGGCAGCGGGGTAGGCACATATACAGGCCTCGGCAGTTTTTAACTTTAGTTTGTGTTAGCCAAGCACATGCCACTTACTTTTGGATTTCTTGGATTCATACTGTGCCAATCGCTCCTCTTTGAGTCTCTTTGCTTCTTCACTTTCCTGTAATGAAATAATCAACAGTCACAAGTAGAACCCAGACTCATCAGTTTAGATTCCAAAAGCCTAGACTGGTAGCTCAGACAGAACATGTGCATCACGAATCAGCCGAAAGATGGTGATTTAGTTCATTCATCACGTTACCAGTCAGCACTAGAGGAACAGTCAGTCTAGTCGGATTGTGAACAAACTAATGCTGCTCTTCCAGTTATACAAGGTGGTAAAATGGTTTAAAAAGTCAGTCGATACTGCTGCTAAACCACCACATGGACTGCTCAAAACCGTGCAATAGAAGCGCTCTGTCGAGTACTGAAGCATCACACAACGTCCACGGATCAAGACAGAACTATGCCAACAGCAGGAACCAGAAGGGAATAGACCTCCTACAACTGAAACGAGTGCGCTGCAGGACTCACCAGTGTTCATTCATTTGTGTCAGAATTTTCCAACTGCCATCATTAGGACAGTAATATCTGCACAGAAATACAGAAGCAGATTGTGCCAATCCAGAGTCTGATGCCCAGGACCCTCCGATATCTGACATATCAGATCTCTAGAAGGAGAACCTGTCCGCTCTCCTGACATGTTCTCATATGCATTCCACATGAAGTACATTATAACTCTGCACTGTTATTCCTTGAAATGTATGGAGACATGCCAAACCAGGGTGTTCCCATTCCCACTGTCAGAGGTGTGCCCCTATATAATACACTGGAGAACCAGTCAGCCTACTTGTTTCCATGAAACACCTCGGAACAGCACAATGCAGAAATACTAGGTAATTCCTGAATTTTTTACCAAGACACATCAGGAGAGCATGGAAGGTGATACAATGTGGCTTTTATTAAATATACAAAACTAGGTAATACATTTACTACACAGGCCATTAAACTGAAGAGGGGGAACCAGACAACCAGCACTTACCTCCTCATCATCTGAGCCGAATAAGTCAATGTCGTCATCATCATCGTCGTCGTCTTTGGCATTCTTAGAGTCCGTTGTGTCTTCAATGTTCACCGGGCCGTATTTTCCCAAGGGCTTCTTCACTCCGGGTAGGCTACAATGAAAGATTCAGCCTTTGAGCTTTATAGTGCAGAAGAAAAAACCCAATGTTAATTTACTATTATGCACCAGAAGAGTTCCCTGGTGTAGATAAAGTATATATTTACAGGACCGCCACCCTGCAGGGTCCAGAGCCTTCCAGAAGTCCTGCACCCATGAGGTGGCAGCTAACCAAGGCTGGTCAAGTCAGTAAAGAACATTTGCATCACATATCAGCCGAAAGATGGTGATTTAGTTCATTCATCATATTGCCAGCAGATCTCCTAAACCTTCGACTGAGTGCACTTCTAGACGAGCACTCCGTGCCCATACTGTATCTAACTTTTAACTGGATTGTCCTATCTGCAGCCCAAAATCAAGACAAGCACTTACCTGGCTTTCTGCTTTTCATAAGATTTGATGTGGTTGTACCAGCGAAGTGCATGAAATAGGTCAGCAGGGGGAGCACCAGACAGGGCTTCAAAGACCGCTATGTCAGCCTGGGATGGCACATACCTGAGGAGAACAAGACAGCATTATTACTCAGTCACTGGACAACCCAGTGCTAGCCCCATGCCCCTGCTACGCCAATACAAGCAGACCAAACAGATGGTGACC from Bufo bufo chromosome 7, aBufBuf1.1, whole genome shotgun sequence encodes:
- the EEF1B2 gene encoding elongation factor 1-beta, which codes for MGFGDLKSAAGLKVLNEFLADKSYIEGYVPSQADIAVFEALSGAPPADLFHALRWYNHIKSYEKQKASLPGVKKPLGKYGPVNIEDTTDSKNAKDDDDDDDDIDLFGSDDEEESEEAKRLKEERLAQYESKKSKKPALIAKSSILLDVKPWDDETDMAKLEECVRSIQMDGLLWGASKLVPVGYGIKKLQIQCVVEDDKVGTDVLEEKITAFEDFVQSMDVAAFNKI